TCCTTTAAAGAAGTTTTTTCTAATCTTAGCGTTCTGTATAACCACTTGGTTGAGGAGGATTATGCCTTCGGTAATGTTATTTCCGCCGTTAAAAAATCATCGCCCCACTTGATTGTTGATGTGACAAATGATTCGGTAAAGCGTTTATCCGCTTTGCAGTGGGAGTATGTGCTGGAGTCAACGCGTGAAAAAGCTGACGAAAACTCGATTTGGGAAAGGCAGTTATTCATTATTGCGGCAATGAAAAGTTTGTATTTGCGCGTTAGCGAGCTGTCGTATCGGTCCAAGTGGACTCCAAAAATGGGTGATTTCTATCGTGATAATGATGATTGGTGGTTCACTGCCTTCGGGAAAGGAAACAAAAAGCGAAAAGTTAGTGTGCCCGTAGATTTTCTTGATTATTTGAGGCGGTACCGCTTAAGTCGAGGGCTGGATGGCTTGCCAGCAGTTGGTGAATCAACCCCCCTACTTCAGCCGATTCGAAAGCATAACCCGGGGCTTCAAGCTCGTGCGATTACGATTCTGGCCCAGGAGGCTTTCGATTTAGCCAGTGAGAAGATGGCTAAAGATGGATTTGAGGATGATGCGAAGGTACTGCTTGCCGCTTCTACACACTGGCTTCGTCACACAGGAGCGTCGATGGATGTGGATAGCAGAGCACTTAAAGATTTATCGGCTGACTTAGGGCATGGCAAGCTAAGTACGACTGATAAAGAATATGTGCATGCGGATGATAGAGAGCGTGCGGCATCCGGCAAAACGCGGAAAGTATAGAATTATTATTCCTAGCATGGGAAATCATGAATAATACGGTTAGGGAGTGTGTGTTTTCTTATGCTCTATATTAATGCGTTGCTAGATTATGAGATCTAAAACAGCATCCCTTCACTTCACGTGAAGCTTAAAATCCTCATCAGACTAGTCCAAAACACCGTTTATTTTAGATCACTTAGTCACTATATTGGGTGTAGGTCTCTCACGCCCGCTAAAGCGCTCCGATATTCGGTATGGTAAAGATGGGAATGTACTTCAAATTTAGTGTTTCTAAATCAAACCGG
This DNA window, taken from Teredinibacter purpureus, encodes the following:
- a CDS encoding site-specific integrase → MPPRFEAIPLFDSYKQFYALERSKLFSDDIPAVQEYVVTMTESVPAATDDYRQVRDFLWSKCRRSEATFNAFRSESERFLLWAWSVHGKSIALMKKRDIEAYIDFVANPPKSWIGSQVCRRFLLSNGNKIPAKNWRPFVAKRSKAERKELLKTSPGTDIRPDISDYGLAQKSFKEVFSNLSVLYNHLVEEDYAFGNVISAVKKSSPHLIVDVTNDSVKRLSALQWEYVLESTREKADENSIWERQLFIIAAMKSLYLRVSELSYRSKWTPKMGDFYRDNDDWWFTAFGKGNKKRKVSVPVDFLDYLRRYRLSRGLDGLPAVGESTPLLQPIRKHNPGLQARAITILAQEAFDLASEKMAKDGFEDDAKVLLAASTHWLRHTGASMDVDSRALKDLSADLGHGKLSTTDKEYVHADDRERAASGKTRKV